AGGCCCAGCCATGAAGGTGCACTGGCAGGAAGTGGCGATGGTAGTGGCCATTGTCTCTATCTTTAGTATCGTTGCAAAAATCCAGCAGTTGGGCTTCTGGTCGTCGCTGTTGGCGGGTCTGCCGCTGGGCTTGCTGGCGGGGGCGGCTTACTGGCTCTTGATGCCCCGGCTCATCCGCTGGGCGGCCAGGGGTCTACCACAAGAAAACCTCCCTCCCAACGGGAAGGAGGACAACCACCCCGGCGCTAGCGGCGAATCAGACGCCAGGCGGTAGGCAGCAAGGCCGCTGCAATGGCGGCTTTAATCAGGTCGCCCAGCAAAAAGGGCAACATTCCGGCCTGCAAAACCCCCCAGACCCCGGTGTAGCGGCCCGCACCCGAAAGGGCAAAGCCCAGCCAGATTACCCCCACCGCATAGATCAGCAGACTGGCCAGCAACATGGCCCCAAAGGTCTTGAGCGGGCTGCGGTCGGTGCCGTAGCGCTCGACCAGGTAGCCCACCAAGTAGGCCGCCAACGGAAAGGCCACTAGATAGCCTGCGGTGAAGGCAATGCGCGGGTGAAACCAGGTAGCCCCACCCGCAAAAACCGGCAGCACCAGCCCTTCCAACAGGTAGGTTCCCACTGCAAGCGCGCCCAGCCGACTCCCCAGGGCAGCCCCAACAAGCAGCACCCCCAGGGTTTGCAAGGTAATGGGCACCGGCTGTAGCGGGATAACCGCTTGGGACAGCAAAGCCAAGAAAAGACTGCCCCCCAGCACTAAAAACAGGTCACGCTGCCAGCTTCGGGCCGGAAAAATGGACTTCGACAGGGGTAGATACGGTAGGCTTTGGGTTGGGTTCATCTGCTTCCTCCTATAAAACCAATCATCTGTACCTCTCCTGCTCCGATGTGGTGGACGGTGTCCCCATTCTGCACCACCAAGGCGCCATCGTCGGCAATAGCGATGGCCCGGCCTTCCATAAGCCCCTGCCCTGTAGTGACCCGCACGCACTGCCCCAGGGTATAGCTTTGGGCGCGGTAGTCGTGCAAGAGTCCCTCGAGGTCGTGGTATAGCTGGGCATAGCGGGCCTCCAAACGCTCCAACAGGCGGGCCAGCACCCGAACCCTGGAGACTTCACCAAACTCCTCGAGGGCAGCCGCCTGGGGTGGAAGCCCATCGGAGCGGTGCACATTGAGGCCGATGCCTAAGAGCACATAGGCCACTTCCTCCCCGCTTACCTGGGCCTCCAGCAGCACCCCCGCCAGCTTACGGCCATCGGGTGCGAGCAGGTCGTTGGGCCATTTGAGCCCCCCTACCCCGCACGCCTCGCACAGGGCCAGACCTGCCGCCAGCGGTAAGAACGGTAGGCTGGCGAGAGGCAGCCTGGGGCGCAGCAGCAGCGAGAAGGTCAGGCTATGGCCGGGTTCGCTGGCCCAGAGCCGCCCCCGCCGTCCTCGGCCTTTTTGCTGGCGCTCTGCTAACACCACCGTACCCTCCTCGGCCCCATCCAGAGCCCAGTTTTTGAGCACATCCTGGGTGCTCTCGACCGTCCCCAAGTAGGCATAAAAGGCTCCAAAACGCCCGCTGCGTAGCGCTTCTAGGGCGGCAGGGGTGGGGGTTCCGGGAGCCAGCCGATACCCCTGACCCTTCCGGGTCTCGAGGGGGTAACCGGCCCGGCGAAGGGACGCGACCTGCTTCCAGACCGCCGTACGGCTGACACCGAGAAGCTCTGCCAGTGCTTCTCCGCTTTGAAAGCGCTCGGTGAGGTAGTCCAGGAGCAAGGGCACGTCAACTAAAATATTCTCTAGTGGTTGACAAGCGCAAGGGTCTGCTTCCAACCCCACTCGCATGCGGAAGGGTGACCGAAGAGCCCTCTACGCCTCCTCTTTCGCCCTGCGCACCAGGCTGGCCGGACTCAACCCGTGTTACAAACGCTCTAATATACCGCTGGTACACTACGCTTTGTGCGGAGATTGCTACAGATTGTACGCATTGTTCTTATTGCCGCTTTTTTGGGGGCAACGGTCGGGGCAGGATATGTAGCCTGGCTCCTGCTGCGCGATCTGCCCAGCCTCGAGGCCCTCGACAACCTGCGGTTTACAGCCACCTCTACCTTCTACACCCGCGATGGTATACCCATAGCCGACCTGGCCTCGGTGGAAGATGGGCGGGCCATTGCGCGGCAACTGGTTCAACTAGAAGAGGTTTCTCCGGCGGCCATTGTAGCGGTCGTGGTCTCGGAAGACCAGCGCTTCTTCAAACACTACGGCATAGACTTCATCCGCTTGATGGGCGGGCTGTACTACTCTTTGCGCGGCGACCTGCAAGGAGGCTCGACCATTACCACCCAGGTAGTCAAAAACACCTTGCTGCGCGATCTGGCTTTTGAGCGACGCGGTATTAGCGGCCTCGAGCGCAAGCTCAAGGAATTTCCCCTGGCCATCCAGATTGAGCGGCGCTACTCCAAAGAGGAAATCCTCGAGATGTACCTCAACGTGGTGCCCTGGGGTGGCAACGCCCAGGGGATTTGGGCAGCGGCCCAGGCCTACTTTGGCAAGGAACCCTCCGAGCTCAACCTGGCCGAAGGAGCCTACCTGGCGGTCTTAATTCCCGCACCCAACACCCGTTATCTGGACTTCCCTTCCACCCGCCGCCGTATAAAGGTGCTCCTGGACAACATGGTCTCAGAAGGCTGGGTCAGCCAGGCCGATGCCGACGCGGCCTGGCGCTACAAGCTGGTGCCCAAGGGTTGGGAAATTACCTACGATGAAAAGGGCAACCTCAAGCAGGCCAAACTCCTTGACCCCAGTGTGCGCATTGTGCCCGAACGCAACGTGCGCCTGGCCCCGTATTTTGTGTTCGAGGTACAACGCTACCTGAAGGAAAAAATTGGCGCGGACAAACTGCGCGAACAGGGCGGGTTGCGCATCATCACCACCCTCGATCTGAAAATGCAGACCGCAGCCGAAAAAGCCGTAGTGGGCCGCCGCCTGCCCGACCAAGCCCAGTTGGCCCTGGTAGGCCTCGAGCCCAACTCGGGAGAGGTGCTGGCCATGGTAGGCGCCCGCCCCGGAACCGAGGGCGAGTTCAACCGAGCCACCCAGGCCTGGCGAAGCCCCGGTTCGGCCATCAAGCCCTTCACCTATGGGGTTGCGTTGGAGGCAGGCTGGACTCAAGCCACCACCGTGCGCGACGCTCCGGTAGAGTACCCAACGCCTCAAGGCGTCTGGCGTCCCAAAAACTTCGACGGTCGGTATCTGGATCGCCCGGTCAGCATCCGCTACGCCCTGGATCGGTCGCTGAACCTGCCGGCCATTCGCACCGCAGAAGCCATTGGGATTCAGCACCTGGGCGACAAGTTGCGGGCAGCCGGCTTCCGCCTAACCGGCAATATGGCGGTGTTGGCGAACGCGATTGGAGGCGGTGCCGATATCACCCCCATTGGGCTGGCAGCGGCCTATGCCAGCTTTGTTAACGGCGGCTACCGGGTCGAGCCGCAGTTGGTTTTGCGGGTAGAAGACAACAAAGGCCGAATTATCTATCAACCCGAAACCAAAAAGGTACTCCTCTGGACGCCCCAGGTGGCCTATCAGATCTGGGATATGCTCAAGGGCTATGTCTACGATGTGCCGCCCGGCTTTCGCTCTAGTCTGGCCGCTGAAGCCCGCATCCCAGGGCGCATTGTGGGGGGGAAAACCGGCACCAGCGACGATGCCATCGATCTGTGGTTTGCCGGAGCCACCCGGGGGCTAGTGGCCACGCTATGGGTGGGCCGGGATGACCACAAACCCCAGCGCATGGGCGGCATCGAACCGAGTAGTTCGATGGTCAACCCTCCCATCTGGCGGGACTTTGTGGAACAGGCCCTGCGAGGCCGCCCAGCCGGCGACTTTCCCCAGCCCTCGGGGCTGGTGTTGGCCAGGTTTGACCTGCTGACCGGCAACGAAAGCTCAAGTGGGGTAGCCGCCCTTTTCCCCGAGCGGCAGGTACAGCGCACTCAGGTCTCTCAAGCTGTGACCCGCGAGGCCCCTCCACAACCGACCTACATCTCCCGCCCGGGCCCGGCGGTAGCCAGCACCAACGCCTATCAAACCATTGCGGTGGACTCGAGCACCGGCTGTCTGGCCTCTCCCCAAACCCCCACCGAGCGGGTGGTGTGGCTGCAAGTGCCCGATCATCGCGTCAAGGAATACCAGTGTAACTAGTGCTGCGTCAACAGGTATTTTTGGGGCTATTCCTTCGCACCGTGAACAAGCCGGCGACGTACAAGCGCTTTGCACCAACGCAGTTTGCTCGAAAAACCATTGGCCACCAACCTGCTCATAATCGATTGACGGTGTACTAGTGGCTAGTGGTCTGGTAACAAAGCAATCGGGATACCTCCAATGAACCTAGCTTCTGCCCTCAACTCCCTGTTGTCACCCCTAGGCGCACGCAGTGCAACGAGGCATCTGGTACTGCATGGATACGGTGAATACAGTGGACTGAGACACATCCGCTTCTTCACTTCGCTTTGCTGCGTTCGGAAGAGCAAGGAAATAAAGTTACCAACCCACTAGACCCCTCAACCTGCCCGACTCAACATACGGAGTACCAAATGTGGGTTTTGAGCTTGTGCTTGCAACTCAGAAGCCAGCAGATGAAGGTATTCGGAAAATATAGGCTCGAGTTTGGATCTCCAAGCCTCCAACAAGGTCTCGGACAAACCCAAGTGTTCGGCCCATAGTTCGACCAGCTCGCAGGCCCTCATCGGAAGGTGGGCTTGCAAACGACAAAGCAGGGTAGGAACCAAATGCTCAACCACAAAATGCCGGTCAACCAGCCAGTCCAGCCGGCTATCACGGCTTTTAATAAACAGGGCGTGGGCAGCGAGGGCGCTTTGCTCCAAGGTTTTGGCGTTGATGGCATGCTTCATATCCTTCTCCCCGATCGGCTTGGTTCAAGCCGATGTCTTAATGGTAGTAGGCAGACCAGGGTTTGGAAATGGCATAACAAAACAAAAATGGGCATATAATCAACATAAATAAAGTAAAATGCAAATATGACCATAGATTCGAAACCTATAGATGATCTCTCCTGGAAAATCCTCGAGCTGCTCCAACAAAACGCCCGTATGCCCTTCAGCGAGGTCGGACGGCGGGTGGGTTTATCAGCCCCCGCAGTGGCCGAGCGGGTGCGCCGGATGGAAGAAGCGGGGATTATTCGGGGATACCATGCCGTGGTAGACCCTAGCAAACTGGGCTATACCTTAGAGGTCTTCATTCGCGCCGAGGTAACCCACAGCAACCACGATGCGGCCATCCGCTACATCTCAGAGCTGCCCAACGTGCTCGAGTTCTGGAATCTGACCGGGCGCGATGGCTACCAAATTCGCGCCGTATTTCGCTCGGTGCAGGAGTTAGAGCAGATGCTCAATCAGAAGCTGGGTATTTATGGCACCACAACCACCGCCCTGGTACTCTCCAAGCCGGTGGCTTTTCGGATACTAACCAAAGAGCAAAGTGGCTAGGTCAGCATAAACTCGTTTCGGTGCATCTCGGGGCTGTCTGAACCGGTACAGGGGTGTGCTTCGGGCTCTAGAGGTCGTACCAGGGGGGGATGCCCCGGTAGAGCTCGAGCGGCTCACCCAGCACTTCCTCTCGGCTGGCCTCCACCAGCGATATAACCTGCGGAGGGCAGCTCTCCACGCAGGCTCCGCACCCCGTACAGGCCGATACATTCAGTTTCAACACGTACTCTTCGCTCAAGCCCTCTACCGTGTCCCGCTCACGCTCGACGGCCTTGGTCGGGCACACATTGGTACAAACCGGACACAGCGTACACCCTTCGGCCACAGCGATGCGAGGCCAGCGTACGTCTTCCGCACGGTAGGCCGCCACCTTGCGCAAGCGCAGTTCGGCAGGGAGCTCCGAGCGTTTGTCTTCGTAGGTTTCTGGCTGGGGTAAGGGCAGGTTGGGTACGAGTTCTGCGGCAGAACGCCTGGCCCCCCCAAACATGGCCCCAAAAAACTCCCGTCGGCCCACCTCCGCCCCGTGTAGCGCATCCTGCTGCATGTGTACCTCGAGGCCCGGAAAATACTTCTTCCCCTCCTCCACAACCCACTGCACCCGCTCAGGGATGGAAGGGCCACCGATCTTACAACTCGCACAGTCCCCATGGGCCAGGGTGAGGGGGCCATAGCGAGAGGCCGCTTCGGCCAACACCCCTGGGGTTAGCTGTCCCAGGCAGTGGATTTCGTCCCCTGCCCCCGGCGCTTTGGAGCAGCGAATCTGTCCACGCCCCCGGTGCAGCTTCTCCTGGATGGGGCCGAGCGGAAACTCTAGGGCAATTCCGGGACAAACCGCAGTACAAAGCCCGCAACTTGTACATTTCACCTCATCGACTTCGACGGTAAAACTTTGCAGGTTGATGGCCTCATGCGGGCAGACCTGCTGGCACTTATCGCACCCGCCCACACTGTTGCGCTCGAGTAAGCAGCGCGGCCCGGTGTACTCCGGGGTGGGGTCGGTCAGTTTGAGGAAAGCTCCAACGAGATTGTCAAATAGTCCCACAGTGCCTAGGGTACAGGGTAGGAGGGTTAGGGGTCAGGCAGAAACTGACATTTACAAGGGGCTAGACCCTCGAGGCCGCCTTTGGCATCAGGTCTGCAATGGCCTGCATGAACTGCTCGAACTGGGCAAAATCGAGTTGCTGCTCGTTGTCGGAAAGGGCCACTTTGGGGTTGGGGTGCACCTCAATGTGTACCCCGTCCAGACCCGCCGCCAGGGCCGCTCTGGCCAGTGGGGCCAGCAGGTCGCGCCGCCCGGCGGCATGGGTCACATCCACGATCACCGGCAGGTGGGTCAGTTGCTTGGCCAGAATGGCCGCCGAGAGATCGAGGGTATTGCGCGTCCATTTTTCATAGGTGCGGATGCCCCGCTCACACAAAATCACCTCGGCGTTACCCTGCGAGAGGATGTATTCGGCGCTGTAGAACCACTCTTCGATGGTCTGGGCAAACCCGCGCTTGAGCAAAACCGGTTTGTTGGCCTTGCCTACCTCACGCAGCAGGGCAAAGTTCTGGGCGTTGCGCGTGCCTACCTGCAGAATGTCGGCATACTGGGCCACCACCTCCACATCGCGGGTGTCCATCACCTCGGTCACAAACACCATGCCGTTGGCATCGGCTGCCTGACGCCCCAGCTTCAGGGCGGGCTCCCCCATCCCCTGGAAACCGTAAGGGGAAGTACGGGGTTTGTAGGCGCCTCCTCGCAGCACCTTGATGCCGTAGCCCGCCAGAAACTTGGCGGTTGCCAACATTTGCTCTTCTGACTCAATGGAACAAGGCCCGGCCACCAGCACCTTACCCTGTCCGAACACCACATCCCCCACCTTGACGGTGGTGTCTTCGGGCTTGACCTGCCGCGAATAAAGGAATTTCTGTTTGTCTTGCTGCTCTTCCAGGTCGAGCGAAGCCTTGAAGATCTCCTTGAACAACCGTTTGATGGTCTCAGCAGGGTAGGGGCCGGGGTTTTCCTGGGTGAGGTAAGCCAGCATCTCGTCTTCACGCTTGGGGTCATAGTGGGCCAGGCCCAGCTCGGTCTGCACCCGCCCAATTTCACTCACCAGCTTGCCCCGCTCGGAGAGCAACCGGAGCAGTTCGCGGTTGATCCGATCTACTTGCTTACGCAGGTCTAAAATGCGCTGATCCATGAACCCAATGGTATACCAAGATTGCCTTCACAAAACAAGCCATCGGGGACGCGCCCAAATTACCCAAGGTGTTTGCCTCAGCAGAGGCTGCTCAAATACCTGTTCCAACCAACTGTCCGCACAGTTGCCTGATGCAGTATCGTATGGATGCCTGTTCAGCTACTGGTCTGGTAACAAAGTATATGACGCCGGCCTTCTCCCGTCATTGCGAGCATCCGCAGGATGCGAAGCAATCCAGAGCGGACTCCCACCCATACTCGGTACAGTGAACTTTGCTGTGCCGGGTATTCGTGGGAGACGCGACAGAATCTCTGCCCTGGCCAGCCTACACAAGGCTATCTGGATTGCTTCGTCGGCGGGGGCTTCCTCGCAATGACAAGGTGGTAACGTTTGGATTTGGCAGGGCAAAGTGACGTAAATCAGCTTACCAGACCACCCCATCTGCACGGCCGGCAAAAACCAACCGGTGAAATGGAATCTCTACAACCATGTACCTAAATCCAGATCTATCCGGGAGGTATCAGGCAGCGCTGGGTTCTACCTCTTTGGGGCGGCTGCGTTCAGCCCACTTGACCAGCAGGATCGAAAAGCCATATAGCACCATCAGAGGGATGGA
This genomic stretch from Meiothermus sp. harbors:
- a CDS encoding biotin transporter BioY, whose protein sequence is MNPTQSLPYLPLSKSIFPARSWQRDLFLVLGGSLFLALLSQAVIPLQPVPITLQTLGVLLVGAALGSRLGALAVGTYLLEGLVLPVFAGGATWFHPRIAFTAGYLVAFPLAAYLVGYLVERYGTDRSPLKTFGAMLLASLLIYAVGVIWLGFALSGAGRYTGVWGVLQAGMLPFLLGDLIKAAIAAALLPTAWRLIRR
- a CDS encoding biotin--[acetyl-CoA-carboxylase] ligase, translating into MPLLLDYLTERFQSGEALAELLGVSRTAVWKQVASLRRAGYPLETRKGQGYRLAPGTPTPAALEALRSGRFGAFYAYLGTVESTQDVLKNWALDGAEEGTVVLAERQQKGRGRRGRLWASEPGHSLTFSLLLRPRLPLASLPFLPLAAGLALCEACGVGGLKWPNDLLAPDGRKLAGVLLEAQVSGEEVAYVLLGIGLNVHRSDGLPPQAAALEEFGEVSRVRVLARLLERLEARYAQLYHDLEGLLHDYRAQSYTLGQCVRVTTGQGLMEGRAIAIADDGALVVQNGDTVHHIGAGEVQMIGFIGGSR
- a CDS encoding transglycosylase domain-containing protein, with the protein product MRRLLQIVRIVLIAAFLGATVGAGYVAWLLLRDLPSLEALDNLRFTATSTFYTRDGIPIADLASVEDGRAIARQLVQLEEVSPAAIVAVVVSEDQRFFKHYGIDFIRLMGGLYYSLRGDLQGGSTITTQVVKNTLLRDLAFERRGISGLERKLKEFPLAIQIERRYSKEEILEMYLNVVPWGGNAQGIWAAAQAYFGKEPSELNLAEGAYLAVLIPAPNTRYLDFPSTRRRIKVLLDNMVSEGWVSQADADAAWRYKLVPKGWEITYDEKGNLKQAKLLDPSVRIVPERNVRLAPYFVFEVQRYLKEKIGADKLREQGGLRIITTLDLKMQTAAEKAVVGRRLPDQAQLALVGLEPNSGEVLAMVGARPGTEGEFNRATQAWRSPGSAIKPFTYGVALEAGWTQATTVRDAPVEYPTPQGVWRPKNFDGRYLDRPVSIRYALDRSLNLPAIRTAEAIGIQHLGDKLRAAGFRLTGNMAVLANAIGGGADITPIGLAAAYASFVNGGYRVEPQLVLRVEDNKGRIIYQPETKKVLLWTPQVAYQIWDMLKGYVYDVPPGFRSSLAAEARIPGRIVGGKTGTSDDAIDLWFAGATRGLVATLWVGRDDHKPQRMGGIEPSSSMVNPPIWRDFVEQALRGRPAGDFPQPSGLVLARFDLLTGNESSSGVAALFPERQVQRTQVSQAVTREAPPQPTYISRPGPAVASTNAYQTIAVDSSTGCLASPQTPTERVVWLQVPDHRVKEYQCN
- a CDS encoding Lrp/AsnC family transcriptional regulator, with product MTIDSKPIDDLSWKILELLQQNARMPFSEVGRRVGLSAPAVAERVRRMEEAGIIRGYHAVVDPSKLGYTLEVFIRAEVTHSNHDAAIRYISELPNVLEFWNLTGRDGYQIRAVFRSVQELEQMLNQKLGIYGTTTTALVLSKPVAFRILTKEQSG
- a CDS encoding 4Fe-4S dicluster domain-containing protein, giving the protein MGLFDNLVGAFLKLTDPTPEYTGPRCLLERNSVGGCDKCQQVCPHEAINLQSFTVEVDEVKCTSCGLCTAVCPGIALEFPLGPIQEKLHRGRGQIRCSKAPGAGDEIHCLGQLTPGVLAEAASRYGPLTLAHGDCASCKIGGPSIPERVQWVVEEGKKYFPGLEVHMQQDALHGAEVGRREFFGAMFGGARRSAAELVPNLPLPQPETYEDKRSELPAELRLRKVAAYRAEDVRWPRIAVAEGCTLCPVCTNVCPTKAVERERDTVEGLSEEYVLKLNVSACTGCGACVESCPPQVISLVEASREEVLGEPLELYRGIPPWYDL
- a CDS encoding bifunctional 3-deoxy-7-phosphoheptulonate synthase/chorismate mutase: MDQRILDLRKQVDRINRELLRLLSERGKLVSEIGRVQTELGLAHYDPKREDEMLAYLTQENPGPYPAETIKRLFKEIFKASLDLEEQQDKQKFLYSRQVKPEDTTVKVGDVVFGQGKVLVAGPCSIESEEQMLATAKFLAGYGIKVLRGGAYKPRTSPYGFQGMGEPALKLGRQAADANGMVFVTEVMDTRDVEVVAQYADILQVGTRNAQNFALLREVGKANKPVLLKRGFAQTIEEWFYSAEYILSQGNAEVILCERGIRTYEKWTRNTLDLSAAILAKQLTHLPVIVDVTHAAGRRDLLAPLARAALAAGLDGVHIEVHPNPKVALSDNEQQLDFAQFEQFMQAIADLMPKAASRV